The Neisseria sicca genome includes a window with the following:
- the tssL gene encoding type VI secretion system protein TssL, long form, whose product MDNQNNAAHSIANIYNPLIEAAKPVFILVNAMQQTTSQLSTDSLINKFSILINNFEENAEKNGARYDAIQAAKYCLCTFVDELAVRAGWADETWSKNSLLVSFYDETWGGERFFEIIQNLKQDPDKNIDLLEFMYLCLQFGYKGKYQVLNSGELEIDKIKRDLLALIHSKRPDQTAELFKHNPIITNTIQRKQRLTIPLWVVGVLGAVVLGIGYFAMQWSLGNDFDTASTKVNNLKLPPVTAKQQETQGTIRLRPLLENEIARKLVSVEDFQDRSTVTILGDGLFESGSAQIQDQYYPVLARVSQALDSVEGQIVVTGYTDDKPIQSLNFPSNWHLSQARADAVKEILLNYIKNGGTRIRSEGRGSTDPVAPNNTLENRAKNRRVEITLFTTGTGPKLGRAVEVKTNTSTTQPNSDVNTHQ is encoded by the coding sequence ATGGATAACCAGAATAATGCTGCACACAGCATCGCAAATATTTATAACCCTTTGATTGAGGCTGCCAAACCAGTTTTTATCTTAGTCAATGCGATGCAACAAACTACCAGTCAATTGTCTACTGACAGTTTGATCAACAAATTTTCTATCCTAATCAATAATTTTGAAGAAAATGCTGAAAAAAATGGAGCAAGGTACGACGCTATCCAGGCCGCAAAATACTGCCTATGTACTTTCGTAGATGAATTAGCTGTTCGTGCGGGTTGGGCAGATGAAACTTGGTCCAAAAACAGCCTGCTAGTATCTTTCTATGACGAAACATGGGGAGGAGAGCGTTTTTTTGAGATTATTCAAAATCTAAAGCAGGATCCGGATAAAAATATTGATTTATTAGAGTTCATGTACTTATGTTTGCAATTCGGCTACAAAGGCAAGTATCAAGTATTAAACAGTGGCGAACTCGAAATTGACAAGATTAAGAGAGATTTGCTTGCCTTAATTCACAGCAAACGGCCGGATCAAACTGCTGAGCTTTTCAAACACAATCCAATTATTACCAATACCATCCAAAGAAAACAGAGACTTACTATTCCTTTATGGGTAGTAGGTGTTTTAGGAGCTGTTGTCTTGGGAATAGGCTACTTTGCTATGCAATGGTCTTTAGGTAATGATTTTGATACCGCCAGTACAAAAGTCAATAATCTCAAACTTCCTCCTGTCACAGCCAAACAGCAAGAAACACAAGGCACCATTCGGTTACGGCCTTTATTGGAAAATGAAATCGCCAGAAAGCTAGTCTCTGTGGAAGACTTCCAAGATAGAAGTACGGTTACTATTTTAGGTGATGGTCTTTTTGAGTCTGGTTCAGCGCAAATCCAAGACCAGTATTACCCTGTCCTAGCTAGAGTCAGCCAAGCTTTGGATAGCGTAGAAGGACAAATCGTAGTGACCGGATATACTGACGATAAACCTATTCAGAGTCTGAACTTCCCATCTAATTGGCATCTCTCTCAGGCTCGGGCAGATGCAGTAAAAGAAATTTTATTGAATTACATCAAAAATGGTGGAACACGTATTCGTTCCGAAGGACGTGGCTCGACCGATCCTGTTGCGCCAAATAATACTTTGGAAAATAGAGCTAAAAACCGAAGAGTTGAAATAACCCTATTCACAACGGGAACCGGCCCTAAACTGGGGAGAGCAGTGGAAGTAAAAACCAATACTTCAACTACTCAGCCAAACAGTGATGTAAATACACATCAATAA
- the tssG gene encoding type VI secretion system baseplate subunit TssG, which translates to MSPVNAQTDFGDALDDTWDEKLTGFLNKIASQPYKYDYFSLLRQLESVKFVTGGKLLGKAVSPKMEKIRIRQEPSLIFAPRNIQSVALSPRYVEISINGFGLFGPSGPLPLHLTEYAYERQHQHGDRTWTGFANMLQHRLAVLFYRAWANAQSITSLDKNAEDRFGKYIASFNGLDTPAIHNKGLIHEFAKRYFAGLLMKQSRSTANLQQLLNRYFKVPVTIQTNVGYWVEVSEEKTQIGIMGNYTLGDGLLLGDKLYDVQSKFRIIIGPLNLPAYRSFFKDGINTARLREWVRLFAADEYEWDIQPVLMQKEIPLMDLGGQTQLGLTTWLGNVSRDAEDLIVSNH; encoded by the coding sequence ATGAGTCCGGTTAACGCTCAAACAGATTTTGGCGACGCATTGGACGATACATGGGACGAAAAACTGACTGGCTTTTTAAACAAAATCGCCTCCCAGCCCTATAAATACGATTATTTTTCACTCTTGCGCCAGCTTGAATCCGTCAAATTTGTTACTGGCGGAAAATTATTAGGCAAAGCCGTCAGCCCCAAAATGGAGAAAATAAGGATTCGCCAAGAGCCATCACTTATTTTTGCTCCGCGCAACATCCAATCGGTTGCCCTATCGCCGCGTTATGTGGAAATTTCCATCAACGGATTCGGTTTGTTCGGTCCATCCGGCCCCCTGCCCTTGCATTTGACTGAATATGCCTATGAGCGTCAACACCAACACGGCGACCGAACATGGACCGGTTTTGCCAATATGTTGCAACACCGTTTGGCTGTCTTGTTCTATCGGGCATGGGCCAACGCTCAAAGCATTACTTCTTTAGACAAAAATGCTGAAGACCGTTTTGGGAAATATATCGCCAGCTTTAATGGGCTGGATACACCGGCCATACATAACAAAGGCTTAATCCACGAATTTGCCAAGCGTTATTTTGCCGGCCTACTGATGAAGCAAAGCCGTTCGACAGCCAATCTTCAACAATTACTCAACCGTTATTTCAAAGTCCCCGTTACCATTCAAACCAATGTCGGATACTGGGTTGAGGTTTCGGAAGAAAAAACGCAAATCGGCATCATGGGCAACTATACCTTGGGAGATGGCTTGCTGCTGGGTGACAAGCTTTATGATGTTCAAAGTAAATTCCGCATCATCATCGGTCCGCTTAACCTGCCCGCTTACCGATCATTCTTCAAAGACGGTATCAATACCGCCCGTTTACGCGAGTGGGTACGGCTGTTTGCCGCAGATGAATATGAATGGGATATACAGCCTGTTTTAATGCAAAAAGAAATACCGCTCATGGACTTAGGTGGACAAACACAACTCGGCTTAACAACTTGGCTGGGAAATGTTTCCCGTGATGCTGAAGACTTGATCGTCAGCAACCATTAA
- the tssK gene encoding type VI secretion system baseplate subunit TssK encodes MAIEAKVVWSEGIFITPQHFQQFERYLESGLRQLAVSQEGHFWGFSSLVLNSDSLKRGVISISEAEGVFPDGSVFLFSQKQLENLTLKVPANIKDTKICLAVSLPSSVNNEIYFPNQDSSDSCRYKAFNKTLADTTNTELDGRQVTLADLNPMLVLENDLTSGQTALPIALIRSSSADFEIILDESYIPPCLGSQKQQHLKAYISEIYGLLMQKSNSLANAVNDPNTGGSVEVMDFMMLQTINRYLAYLHHENEGARQTHPEQLFINLSKLCADLMTFLPSRKVGDIPVYEHNDLTSCFGKLFFNLRKSLSIVLEQRAIRIPLDMRDEATRVAQTPDQSLLDKASFVLAIKADMPNEALRQKIPSVVKIGTVEKVKELVAYHLPGIRVHALSVAPRELPYHSGYVYFELDKKHELWDMFDTSSGMAFHLAGNFPNLDVEFWAIKSLS; translated from the coding sequence ATGGCAATAGAAGCGAAAGTAGTCTGGTCAGAGGGTATCTTTATTACTCCTCAACATTTCCAGCAATTTGAACGTTATCTTGAATCCGGCCTACGCCAATTAGCCGTTTCTCAAGAGGGGCATTTTTGGGGATTCTCTTCGCTGGTATTAAATTCAGACAGCCTCAAACGGGGGGTAATTAGTATTAGTGAAGCAGAAGGGGTTTTTCCCGATGGCTCTGTATTTTTGTTCTCGCAAAAACAGCTCGAAAATCTGACTCTAAAAGTTCCTGCAAATATTAAAGACACCAAAATCTGCCTAGCTGTCTCTCTGCCTTCTTCTGTAAATAATGAGATTTATTTTCCAAATCAGGACTCTTCAGACTCATGTCGCTACAAAGCTTTTAATAAAACTCTAGCAGACACTACAAATACTGAATTAGATGGTCGTCAGGTAACACTAGCAGATCTTAATCCGATGTTAGTTTTAGAAAACGACTTAACCAGCGGACAAACTGCCCTGCCCATTGCTCTCATCCGTTCCAGCTCTGCGGACTTTGAAATCATTCTGGACGAATCATATATTCCGCCTTGTCTCGGAAGTCAAAAGCAACAGCATCTAAAGGCTTATATTTCAGAGATCTATGGTTTATTGATGCAAAAAAGCAATAGCTTGGCTAATGCTGTGAATGATCCTAATACCGGCGGCTCTGTTGAAGTTATGGACTTCATGATGCTTCAAACCATTAATCGATATTTGGCATATTTGCATCACGAAAATGAAGGCGCACGACAAACACACCCTGAACAATTATTTATTAATTTATCCAAACTATGTGCTGATTTAATGACCTTCCTGCCTTCTCGCAAAGTAGGTGATATCCCAGTATATGAGCATAATGACCTAACCTCATGTTTCGGTAAGTTATTTTTCAATTTACGTAAATCATTATCTATCGTACTTGAACAACGAGCGATTAGGATTCCGCTTGATATGCGTGATGAAGCGACTCGCGTTGCTCAAACACCAGACCAAAGTTTACTGGACAAAGCTTCATTTGTTCTTGCGATTAAAGCCGATATGCCGAACGAAGCACTGCGCCAAAAAATTCCTAGCGTAGTAAAAATAGGTACCGTGGAAAAAGTAAAAGAATTGGTTGCTTACCACCTGCCTGGAATTAGGGTGCACGCTTTATCTGTTGCACCAAGAGAATTGCCATACCACAGCGGTTATGTCTATTTTGAATTGGACAAAAAGCACGAGTTGTGGGACATGTTTGATACTTCATCAGGCATGGCCTTCCATTTAGCCGGTAATTTTCCGAATTTAGATGTTGAATTTTGGGCAATTAAGTCTTTAAGTTAA
- the tssM gene encoding type VI secretion system membrane subunit TssM — translation MKKILYFLGSRSLWVMLGIAGLIILVWFIGPLISIGEIRPLESKVIRLAVCVAIVGIWLAKAIFRQYRESRRNAALLKEIRAAQEPILKNASDVSSMSRQFAEMDKVLKNAKFSKSKNSLLARLEEGQYLYQMPWYVVLGAAGSGKTTALKRSGLNFPLESTLGTSVSGLAGTRDCDWFLSDEIVLLDTAGRLSLHDNHSNKDSSDWEEFVSLLKRYRPKQPINGVLVTVGVDDLLGGKTNIPEISAELRKRIHEMHTKLGIHFPVYLMITKLDLLHGFDKFFDHLTEEQRNQYLGISLSDTEGMETPIATASNALSEVVDKLRSSMLGTIHQLESSEDKAAAFAFPEEFERLNQAVLSLFKELSKSSKFEQPISWRGVYFSSGTQTGQHFNPILDGLQNDFQLSKKYLDSDRTKTQNNERSFFLNRLFSDVILSEANLAGENKSWFVKKQMLYWLGIGAIVTIVAACLAMMLNSYSNNRSYLDQVGDKATKLGQEAKQYTEAPDLLKAVTFAENVKDTTSSKEIPDLSSPPLSYRMGLYQGGQMEDVGESAYRRILQDNVMPLISFKLDELLRTTSGSDGVNGYNALKAYLMMYDKDHFDAAFMQNWLMTNLSKAESSGMSDQQKKSVEKALNQILSKQSITPSVPYDEALVERRRQEIAQRDIATMVLEDTINTVTLSGKEGITPVSLSSMGGVQSHLLFRRKTGRALKEPINFIYTKEAYITKVLPAMVKSAEQFFNEDNWVLGSYASQSQSKATVLSDAQKLYFSNYIKAWNNYLSDLSLVVPKSSRESIQIAKLLSEKNSPLVNIIKGISDNTTLTIDKKITDKADSKIADWLNRAGLSKLLDAEGEANVKNELAALKLATPVDDAFADFHSLTETTNDQPPAINSVTEAINDLYVYLVAVNVAVEKGVDLPPDDPFVKYKAEVNRLPMPFRPMLDSFSEIILKNTDKIVDEKLMSTLEKQLATVTNSCQEIHQQGYPFDRGSETNVALESFSNIFGPNGMYSKFTNLSGEAAVLARSEKLETLTAKNSAFKDRFSKLNDIATIRQGYFDKGSETPTFDFTVKVLLLDSSLESVNVSYAGKSYVYSHGPVNPATFTWPSKEENALAKIDVSSPQINSAGISSTGPWSIFRLIEKGKIIRQTGNTTVVEYNIQGKNVVLEFTTSTAFNPFNLNKLRNFQCV, via the coding sequence ATGAAAAAAATTCTTTATTTTCTAGGCTCCCGTTCTTTATGGGTAATGTTGGGTATCGCCGGTCTGATTATATTGGTATGGTTTATCGGCCCACTGATTTCCATAGGTGAAATTCGTCCCTTAGAAAGTAAGGTCATTCGCCTTGCTGTGTGTGTCGCCATTGTCGGCATTTGGTTGGCTAAAGCTATATTTCGCCAATATCGTGAGTCACGCCGCAACGCTGCCTTACTGAAGGAAATTCGCGCAGCGCAAGAACCTATCTTAAAAAATGCAAGTGATGTTAGCTCAATGAGCCGTCAGTTTGCTGAAATGGATAAAGTACTGAAAAACGCTAAATTCTCCAAATCTAAAAATAGTTTATTGGCGAGATTGGAAGAAGGTCAGTATCTTTATCAAATGCCGTGGTATGTTGTTTTAGGTGCTGCCGGCTCCGGTAAAACAACAGCGTTAAAACGTTCCGGTCTCAACTTCCCCCTAGAAAGCACTTTAGGAACATCTGTAAGTGGCTTGGCAGGAACGCGTGATTGCGATTGGTTTTTATCGGATGAAATTGTACTTCTCGATACTGCGGGCAGATTGTCTTTACATGACAACCACAGTAATAAAGACTCCAGCGACTGGGAAGAATTTGTCTCTCTGTTGAAGCGTTACCGCCCCAAACAACCTATCAACGGTGTATTGGTTACCGTAGGAGTAGATGATCTTTTAGGAGGTAAAACCAATATTCCCGAAATTTCTGCAGAGCTTCGCAAAAGAATCCATGAGATGCATACTAAATTAGGTATACATTTCCCCGTTTATCTCATGATAACTAAACTGGATTTACTGCATGGTTTTGACAAATTCTTTGATCATCTGACTGAAGAACAAAGAAATCAATATCTGGGAATTTCTCTTTCTGATACGGAAGGAATGGAAACTCCTATTGCCACTGCTTCCAACGCTTTATCAGAAGTTGTGGATAAATTGCGCTCCTCTATGCTGGGCACTATTCACCAATTGGAATCTTCTGAAGATAAAGCCGCAGCTTTTGCTTTTCCTGAAGAATTTGAACGTCTTAATCAGGCGGTACTTTCTCTATTTAAAGAGCTATCTAAATCTTCAAAATTTGAACAACCTATTTCCTGGAGAGGTGTTTATTTTTCAAGCGGCACCCAAACGGGACAACATTTCAATCCTATCTTGGATGGCTTGCAAAATGATTTCCAATTATCGAAAAAATACTTGGATTCAGACCGAACCAAAACTCAAAACAACGAGCGAAGCTTTTTCCTGAACAGACTGTTTTCTGACGTTATCCTTAGCGAAGCAAACTTGGCTGGAGAAAATAAATCTTGGTTTGTCAAAAAACAAATGCTCTATTGGTTAGGCATTGGAGCCATTGTCACCATAGTTGCTGCTTGCTTAGCCATGATGCTAAACAGTTACTCAAATAATCGCTCATATCTTGATCAGGTTGGCGATAAAGCAACCAAACTGGGTCAAGAGGCCAAGCAATACACTGAAGCACCCGATCTGCTTAAAGCGGTAACATTTGCAGAAAATGTCAAAGATACGACCAGCAGCAAAGAGATTCCTGATCTGTCTTCCCCTCCCCTCAGCTATCGTATGGGTCTTTACCAAGGCGGGCAAATGGAAGATGTAGGGGAATCTGCCTACCGCAGAATCCTGCAAGACAACGTGATGCCTTTGATTAGCTTTAAATTAGATGAACTTCTGCGTACAACCAGCGGCTCAGACGGAGTTAATGGCTACAATGCTTTAAAAGCTTATCTGATGATGTATGACAAAGACCATTTTGATGCCGCTTTTATGCAAAACTGGCTGATGACTAATTTGTCTAAAGCAGAATCTTCAGGCATGAGCGACCAACAGAAAAAATCTGTTGAAAAAGCTTTAAACCAGATTCTTTCCAAGCAAAGCATTACTCCTAGCGTACCCTATGATGAAGCATTGGTTGAACGTCGTAGACAAGAAATTGCCCAAAGAGATATTGCAACTATGGTGCTGGAGGATACCATCAATACTGTTACTCTCTCAGGCAAAGAAGGAATCACACCTGTTTCTCTTTCAAGTATGGGCGGCGTGCAAAGCCACTTATTATTCCGTCGTAAAACTGGTAGAGCTTTAAAAGAGCCTATTAACTTCATTTATACCAAAGAAGCCTACATTACCAAAGTATTACCTGCTATGGTTAAATCGGCAGAACAATTTTTTAATGAAGACAACTGGGTATTGGGTAGCTATGCCTCACAAAGCCAAAGTAAAGCTACTGTTCTTTCTGATGCTCAAAAGCTTTATTTCAGCAATTACATCAAGGCATGGAATAACTATTTGTCTGATTTGTCATTGGTTGTACCTAAATCATCTCGAGAAAGTATTCAGATTGCCAAGCTTTTGTCAGAGAAAAATTCACCCTTGGTTAACATTATCAAAGGTATCAGTGACAACACGACGCTCACCATTGATAAAAAGATAACCGATAAAGCAGACAGTAAAATTGCCGACTGGTTAAATAGAGCAGGTCTGTCAAAGCTTTTAGACGCTGAAGGAGAGGCCAATGTGAAAAATGAATTGGCTGCTTTGAAACTGGCCACTCCTGTTGATGATGCTTTTGCAGATTTCCATAGCTTAACTGAAACCACAAACGATCAACCTCCGGCTATTAACAGCGTTACTGAAGCCATTAATGATCTGTACGTTTATTTGGTTGCCGTTAATGTTGCAGTTGAAAAAGGCGTAGATTTACCTCCTGATGATCCGTTTGTGAAATACAAAGCTGAAGTAAACCGGCTTCCTATGCCCTTCCGCCCAATGTTAGACAGTTTTTCTGAGATTATTTTGAAAAACACCGACAAGATTGTCGATGAAAAACTTATGTCCACCTTGGAAAAACAGTTGGCAACCGTAACAAACAGTTGCCAAGAAATACATCAACAGGGCTACCCTTTTGATAGAGGTTCTGAGACCAATGTTGCCTTGGAAAGCTTCAGCAATATATTTGGTCCAAACGGCATGTACAGCAAGTTTACCAATTTGTCAGGGGAGGCCGCCGTATTGGCGCGTTCAGAGAAACTGGAAACATTAACGGCCAAAAACAGCGCATTTAAAGACCGTTTTTCCAAACTGAACGACATTGCAACAATCCGACAAGGATATTTCGACAAAGGATCTGAAACGCCTACTTTTGACTTTACAGTCAAGGTCTTGCTCCTTGATTCCAGCCTGGAAAGTGTGAATGTTTCTTATGCAGGGAAAAGCTATGTATACAGTCATGGCCCAGTCAATCCTGCAACCTTTACCTGGCCTTCAAAAGAAGAAAATGCCTTGGCAAAAATCGATGTTTCCTCTCCGCAAATCAATAGTGCGGGTATCAGCTCAACCGGACCATGGTCGATATTCCGTCTGATTGAAAAAGGAAAAATCATTCGTCAAACAGGAAACACTACCGTTGTCGAATACAACATCCAAGGCAAAAACGTTGTGCTTGAATTTACTACTTCTACAGCCTTCAACCCCTTTAATTTAAATAAATTAAGGAATTTTCAGTGCGTTTGA
- the tssH gene encoding type VI secretion system ATPase TssH, whose translation MSNISRSVLFGKLNTTLYKTLENAYTFCRLRENSYVELVHWLHSLLQTEKTDIFCLINSFNLDEARVRKDVLTAVEKLPAGSTAVIDFSEHIQTLVEQTWTYSSLKFGTDKIRTAHIFYTILENKTLQSIVANISSEFLKIKPETLANNIVAITANSEENLDVTQNALSSEPNATHKESALAKYGSNLTEKAKNGEIDPLTGRDAEIRQMIDILMRRRQNNPILTGEAGVGKTAVVEALALRLAAGDVPPALKDVQLILLDIGLLKAGASVSGEFESRLRAVMDEVESSPTPIVLFIDEIHTLIGAGGAAGTGDAANLLKPALARGKLRTIGATTWAEYKKYFEKDPALTRRFQVVQVDEPDENKAINMLRALNASLEKHHNVIILDEAIQAAVKLSHRYIPARQLPDKAVGLIDTACARVAVSQHAVPGSIEFLRKKSEALKLEQANLEREKKLSFDSETRITNIGKELTEVEGRLKKLEDRWKSEADLVTELLEVREQIMQAEEGTAEKETKQLHTRQKELVNKLKKLQGIQPLVMPLVDSRTVADVVADWTGIPVGKMMKDEVEAVLQLADTLNKRIIGQRHGLDAIARRIQTSRANLDNPNKPIGVFMLAGPSGVGKTETALALADTLYGGEQNVITINMSEYQEAHTVSTLKGAPPGYVGYGEGGVLTEAVRRKPYSVILLDEVEKAHPDVHEIFFQVFDKGWMEDGEGRYIDFKNTIIILTTNVGTDLIMDMCDDPEMLPTPEGLTKALRAPMLKTFPAALLGRMQVIPYYPLSDDMLSKIVELQLGRIVDRIKDNHGIDLHYTPEVLKLITSRCTEVESGGRMIDAILTNTVLPQISRELLTCATQGKQVLSVNIDASNHDFTYQYKYKLRKKNTL comes from the coding sequence ATGTCAAACATCAGCCGCAGCGTATTATTTGGCAAGTTGAATACCACCTTGTATAAAACTCTGGAAAATGCCTACACCTTCTGCCGTCTTCGTGAAAACAGCTACGTTGAGTTGGTTCATTGGCTTCATTCTCTTCTGCAAACCGAGAAAACCGACATCTTCTGTCTGATCAACAGTTTTAATTTAGACGAAGCCAGAGTCCGCAAAGATGTATTAACAGCAGTTGAAAAACTTCCCGCCGGCTCGACTGCCGTTATCGATTTTTCCGAACATATCCAAACCCTTGTCGAGCAAACTTGGACATACAGCTCGCTCAAATTCGGTACCGACAAAATCCGTACTGCTCACATTTTCTATACCATTCTCGAAAATAAAACTTTACAGAGCATTGTGGCCAATATTTCATCCGAGTTCCTCAAAATCAAACCTGAAACATTGGCAAACAACATTGTCGCTATTACTGCGAACTCTGAAGAAAATCTCGATGTTACCCAAAACGCCTTATCTTCGGAGCCTAATGCTACCCACAAAGAAAGTGCCTTGGCCAAATACGGCAGCAATCTCACTGAAAAGGCAAAGAATGGCGAAATAGATCCTCTTACCGGTCGCGATGCCGAAATCAGACAAATGATCGACATCCTGATGCGCCGCCGTCAAAACAATCCGATTCTCACAGGTGAAGCTGGTGTCGGTAAGACAGCCGTAGTCGAAGCATTGGCATTGCGTTTGGCTGCCGGAGATGTTCCGCCTGCATTGAAAGACGTTCAATTAATCCTGCTGGATATCGGTTTGCTCAAAGCCGGTGCCAGCGTCAGTGGAGAATTTGAATCACGCCTTAGAGCGGTTATGGACGAAGTGGAATCCAGCCCGACTCCCATTGTGCTCTTCATTGATGAAATCCATACCTTGATCGGTGCTGGCGGCGCAGCCGGTACGGGCGATGCAGCCAACCTGCTCAAACCTGCACTGGCCCGAGGCAAACTGCGTACCATCGGCGCGACAACATGGGCAGAGTACAAAAAATACTTTGAAAAAGACCCTGCCTTAACCCGCCGTTTCCAAGTGGTGCAAGTGGATGAGCCCGACGAAAACAAAGCCATCAACATGCTTAGGGCATTGAATGCTTCTTTGGAAAAACACCATAACGTGATTATTCTCGATGAAGCAATTCAGGCAGCCGTGAAACTTTCCCACCGCTACATCCCTGCACGCCAACTTCCCGATAAAGCTGTCGGCTTGATTGATACTGCCTGCGCACGAGTTGCAGTCAGCCAGCATGCTGTTCCCGGCAGTATTGAATTTTTGCGGAAGAAATCCGAGGCATTAAAACTTGAACAAGCAAATTTGGAACGTGAGAAAAAACTCAGTTTCGATTCTGAAACACGGATAACCAATATCGGCAAAGAATTAACTGAAGTCGAAGGTCGTCTGAAAAAATTAGAAGACAGATGGAAATCTGAAGCAGACTTGGTTACTGAGCTGTTAGAGGTACGTGAACAAATCATGCAAGCGGAAGAAGGAACGGCTGAGAAAGAAACCAAGCAGCTGCATACCCGCCAAAAAGAGTTGGTTAACAAACTGAAAAAACTGCAAGGCATCCAACCGCTGGTTATGCCCTTAGTGGACAGCCGTACCGTTGCCGACGTTGTGGCTGACTGGACAGGTATTCCCGTTGGCAAAATGATGAAAGACGAAGTTGAGGCCGTCTTGCAACTTGCCGATACTTTAAACAAACGCATCATTGGCCAACGACACGGTTTGGATGCAATCGCCCGTCGTATCCAAACATCACGTGCGAATCTGGATAACCCCAACAAACCTATCGGCGTTTTCATGTTGGCAGGTCCTTCCGGCGTGGGTAAAACCGAAACGGCATTGGCTCTGGCTGATACATTGTACGGCGGTGAACAAAACGTAATTACCATCAATATGAGTGAATATCAGGAAGCTCATACCGTATCCACCCTGAAAGGCGCGCCCCCGGGCTATGTCGGTTATGGTGAAGGCGGCGTACTGACCGAAGCCGTGCGACGCAAACCTTATAGCGTCATCTTGCTTGATGAAGTAGAAAAAGCACATCCGGATGTGCATGAAATCTTTTTCCAAGTATTCGACAAAGGCTGGATGGAAGATGGCGAAGGCCGTTATATCGATTTCAAAAACACCATTATTATCCTGACCACCAATGTGGGCACAGATTTGATTATGGATATGTGTGACGACCCTGAAATGCTGCCTACTCCAGAAGGTTTAACCAAAGCCTTACGCGCCCCTATGCTGAAAACTTTCCCTGCCGCGCTATTAGGCCGTATGCAGGTGATTCCTTACTATCCGCTATCTGACGATATGCTCTCAAAAATTGTGGAATTGCAATTAGGCCGTATCGTAGATCGAATTAAAGATAACCACGGTATCGACCTACACTACACGCCTGAAGTGCTAAAACTGATTACTTCGCGCTGCACAGAAGTTGAGTCAGGTGGTCGCATGATCGATGCGATTCTGACCAATACTGTTTTACCGCAAATCAGTCGGGAACTGCTTACTTGTGCAACTCAAGGCAAACAAGTTTTAAGCGTAAATATTGATGCAAGTAATCATGACTTTACTTATCAATATAAATATAAACTTCGCAAGAAAAATACCTTATAA
- the tssJ gene encoding type VI secretion system lipoprotein TssJ: MHKQLIKYISFLMISLMVSSCASDHKPPKESDESGEKIDVQIIVSPDSNPNIIGQPSPIRLDLYQLSSDGEFKKSNYFELTNNAKENLGEKLIQQNQFMLHPDTVTILPIKMDSHLKYLGVVASYRDLDNSQWQLVLLKQKKRWYQFGKHYFYVNIGKNKLTQLSKSEMKDMLKEYKERHPDNKQIKENGKIRKYDNDLSKGIFREEK; this comes from the coding sequence ATGCATAAACAACTAATAAAATATATATCATTCTTAATGATATCCTTAATGGTAAGCTCATGTGCTTCCGACCATAAACCCCCTAAAGAATCTGATGAGAGTGGGGAAAAAATTGATGTACAAATCATAGTTTCTCCTGATTCGAACCCTAATATAATTGGCCAACCTTCTCCCATCAGACTGGATTTATATCAATTGTCTTCTGACGGGGAGTTCAAAAAATCAAATTATTTTGAACTTACCAACAATGCCAAAGAAAATTTAGGTGAAAAATTAATCCAGCAGAACCAATTCATGCTACATCCTGATACGGTTACCATATTGCCAATTAAAATGGATTCCCACCTGAAATATTTAGGTGTAGTCGCGAGTTATCGAGATTTGGATAACAGTCAATGGCAATTGGTATTGTTAAAACAGAAAAAACGATGGTATCAATTCGGCAAGCATTATTTTTATGTAAATATTGGTAAAAATAAATTAACTCAATTATCAAAGTCAGAAATGAAGGATATGTTAAAAGAATACAAAGAGCGACACCCTGACAATAAACAAATTAAAGAAAATGGAAAAATTCGTAAATACGATAATGACCTTAGTAAAGGTATTTTCCGTGAAGAAAAATAA